The following nucleotide sequence is from Verrucomicrobiia bacterium.
GGATCGGTCCGTCGGGGCTTTTTGGGGCGACGTGAACAACGACGGTCGCCTCGACCTGCTGGTTCAGGTTGACGTTTATTCGGACGACGCGCCGAAACTGCCGCTGCGCCTGTACCTCAACCACGGAGGTGGACGGTTCGGATCGGTCCTGGCCGGTGCCCTGAGCGGCGTTTATCGGCTACCCGGTTGGGGCAACTTGTGCGATTACGATGGCGACGGCTGGCTGGATGCCTTTATGGGGGGGGACGGCCGCGACCCTAGGGATAGGTACCACATGCTGTTCCACGGCCGAGGCGACGCCGCCTTTGACCGCCTCCGAGAGGGAGAACTCGCCACCCAACGCATCACCAACGGCTACGCCAACAATTCCTTGTGGACGGACATCGATGGGGACGGCGATCCCGACCTGCTGGTCGCCAACGTCGGTACGCGCGCTCACGACTTTGTCTATCGCAACGATGGCCGGGGCACGTTCACCCGCCTGACCAACAGCATTCTCGAAACACCCAACCATCGGTCCTTTCACATCATCTCCGCCGACCTGGACAACGATGGCGACATCGACATCGTGTCGGCCGGCGACACCACCCGCATTTATCTGAACGACGGCGCAGGCAACTTCACCTTGTCTCAAGACCTGATCGCCTATGCCGGGCCGAAGACCGGTGACTACGACAACGACGGCGATGTGGACCTCTTGTTGTGGGCGGGTGAGGACGTCGCCCAACTGTATCGAAACGACGGCACGGGACGCTTCGAGAGTGTCGAGGAGGCGTTCACGGTGAAGGGCTGGCTCGATCAGTCGCCCTTCGTGGACTACGACAACGACGGGTTTCTCGATGCGGCTGGAGTGGGGGAGGATGGAACCGCCTGGAAGATTGTCCTGTTCCGCAACCAGGGGAACGGCAACCACTGGATCAAGTTCCGCCTCACCGGCACCGCCTCGAACCGCTCCGCCATCGGTGCCAAGGTCCGTGTCAAGGCCACCCTCGGGGGACAGACCGTCTGGCAGATGCGCGAACTCTTCTCCTGGGTTCTCGCCGAAGACGGCCTTCGCGCGCACTTCGGCCTCGGCGATGCCACGGTGGTCGAGGAGGTCCGCATCGAGTGGCCTTCCGGAAATACCACCACCCTGACGGATCTTTCCGTGAACCAGATCGTGGACGTGACCGAGTCCGCGTGGATCCGGCCAGCCCGTCCGGTGGTCACCGTCAACGGCGCCGTGAGCATGACCAACGTGGTTTCAGCCCTCTCCCGCCAATGGTACTTCGACGGACAGCCGCTGGAGGGTCAGACGGAACACGTGCTCACCCTCACCAACGTGCAGCCCCGACAGGCCGGACGTTACTCGGTCGTGTGCCAGACGGCTGGCGGCACGGAGACCTATTACGTCTATGTGCGCGTCCTCGACCACTTCACCAAGGTCGTCGAGGGCGAAATCGCGACCGAGGAGTTCGGCAATGACCGCGCCATCTGGTTCGACATGGATCGCGACGGCTGGCTCGATGTCTTTATCCCCAACGACTACGATGTTCGTGGGCTGAGCGACTCGCTCTTCCGCAACCTGGAGGGGCAAGGGTTCGTGCGGGTGACTGATTCCCCCGTCACGGTGCGTCCGATCGGTTCCCCGGGCGGCGCCGCCGCGGACTATGACAATGACGGGTGGCCCGATCTCTTCATCACCCGGGCCGGCACGAGTGACCTCTTCCGCAATCTGGGCGGCGGCCAGTTCGTCGCGGTGCCAGCTCCGTACAATTTGCCGAGCCGGCAGGGGTACGGTTCCTCCTGGGGGGATTACGATCGCGACGGCCACCTGGATCTCCTGGTGGCCTACTCGGCCAGTGCCGCGGTCGATCGGGAGGGCCTTTACCGGAATAACGGCGACGGGACCTTCACCGGCATGACTGCTGCCCTGGTTGGAAGCCTGCTCGCGGAGGATGCTCACTCCTGGGACTGCTCATGGCGTGATATCGATCAGGACGGCTGGCCGGATGCCCTCTATGGGAACCTGTCCGGACTCCGTCTCCACCGCAATCTGCGCGACGGCAGCTTCTCGCGCGTCGCGTCGGCCAGCCTCGACCGGGTCCAGGTCAGTGCGAGCTTCGCCTGGGGCGACTTCGATCAGGACGGCGATCTCGACCTGTTTGTCACTTGTTGGAGTTCGGGCCCCGCCGGCCTGTATCGTAATCAGGGCGACTTCCAGTTCGAACGGGTCGTGGCGGCCGGCGATCTGGTCGGCTCGCAGTTTGCCGTCGATAGTTTTCCTGCCTGGGGCGATTACGACAATGACGGTTACCTCGATCTGTTCGTCGCCGTTCACGACGGAACCCGACCCAGCGGCCTCTACCGCAACCGTGGCGACGGAACGTTCCAGCGGGTGGATGCCGGCGACCTGCTCACCGCAGGCGAGCGACGTCTCTACCCCGTCTGGGTCGATGTCGACAACAACGGGTTCCTCGATCTTTTCATCCCCTGCGGCGATGTCGTCACTGAGGATTTCCCACCCGTCCGCAACCCGTTCTTCCTGAACTCCGGCAACGGGAACTCCTGGCTCAAGGTCCGGCTCATCGGCACCACCTCCAACCGCGACGGCATCGGCGCAAAGATCCGCGTTCAAGCCACCGTCGCCGGTCGGACACTCACCCAGA
It contains:
- a CDS encoding VCBS repeat-containing protein; its protein translation is MKTRRISRGGEGGHCCPGFSFPLLTSALAAGWILLFWLGGARLASAAEHLFVRVDSPGLLSERGNVWPLAWGDYDGDGYLDLYVPLSGPDWTPAVNRLYRNNGDGTFTLRTAEDAGPIVSDRDRSVGAFWGDVNNDGRLDLLVQVDVYSDDAPKLPLRLYLNHGGGRFGSVLAGALSGVYRLPGWGNLCDYDGDGWLDAFMGGDGRDPRDRYHMLFHGRGDAAFDRLREGELATQRITNGYANNSLWTDIDGDGDPDLLVANVGTRAHDFVYRNDGRGTFTRLTNSILETPNHRSFHIISADLDNDGDIDIVSAGDTTRIYLNDGAGNFTLSQDLIAYAGPKTGDYDNDGDVDLLLWAGEDVAQLYRNDGTGRFESVEEAFTVKGWLDQSPFVDYDNDGFLDAAGVGEDGTAWKIVLFRNQGNGNHWIKFRLTGTASNRSAIGAKVRVKATLGGQTVWQMRELFSWVLAEDGLRAHFGLGDATVVEEVRIEWPSGNTTTLTDLSVNQIVDVTESAWIRPARPVVTVNGAVSMTNVVSALSRQWYFDGQPLEGQTEHVLTLTNVQPRQAGRYSVVCQTAGGTETYYVYVRVLDHFTKVVEGEIATEEFGNDRAIWFDMDRDGWLDVFIPNDYDVRGLSDSLFRNLEGQGFVRVTDSPVTVRPIGSPGGAAADYDNDGWPDLFITRAGTSDLFRNLGGGQFVAVPAPYNLPSRQGYGSSWGDYDRDGHLDLLVAYSASAAVDREGLYRNNGDGTFTGMTAALVGSLLAEDAHSWDCSWRDIDQDGWPDALYGNLSGLRLHRNLRDGSFSRVASASLDRVQVSASFAWGDFDQDGDLDLFVTCWSSGPAGLYRNQGDFQFERVVAAGDLVGSQFAVDSFPAWGDYDNDGYLDLFVAVHDGTRPSGLYRNRGDGTFQRVDAGDLLTAGERRLYPVWVDVDNNGFLDLFIPCGDVVTEDFPPVRNPFFLNSGNGNSWLKVRLIGTTSNRDGIGAKIRVQATVAGRTLTQMTEVNGENGAPLLAHFGLGDAVRATSVRIEWPSGIVQKLANVGVNQTLTVTEPERIRLTFTPTAEGLRVTCHGLPNTRYVLQRSSDLKTWSTVSGLPDTDTDGAATAVVYPGTDGSRFFRVYKP